Sequence from the Dehalococcoidales bacterium genome:
GCGTTTACGGGGTGTACTACATCAAGGGTGTTCCCCTCACCGAAGTATTCGCGATGATGTATAACCGGGCAGATGGCTATAGTAAAGGCAAGGCGATGGGAATGGCCGGTAATATGGAAAAGGGCATTCTGCCCTGGTGTACCGGTACGCTGGGCCCACCCTTCGTGACCGCTACCGGGGCTGCCCTGGCCATCAAACTGAGAAAACAGAGCCGGGTGGTTGTTATCAGTTTTGGCGACGGTACCAGCAGCCGGGGGGAATTCCACGAGTCGCTTAACTTCGCTTCGATATACAAGCTGCCCATTGTTTTTGTCTGCGTCAATAACCAGTGGGGCGAGTATTCCGCCACCGCCGAGGTCATTGCCGCCCAAGACATCGCCGACCGCGCCCTTGGCTACAATATGCCGGGGATAAAAGTAGACGGCAATGATGTGCTGGCAGTACATGACGTTATGCAGGAAGCTATCGCCATGGCCCGCCGGGGTGATGGCCCGAGCTTGATTGAATGCAAGACATACCGGCTTGGTGGCCATACCGCCCGGGACAAGACTTTATACCGGCGCAGCG
This genomic interval carries:
- a CDS encoding thiamine pyrophosphate-dependent dehydrogenase E1 component subunit alpha, which produces MSLNDEELFKLYQDMTVFRAIEDTMAEQAGSWHGAAGEEASHAGAFFGLDKDDIILPHFRGVYGVYYIKGVPLTEVFAMMYNRADGYSKGKAMGMAGNMEKGILPWCTGTLGPPFVTATGAALAIKLRKQSRVVVISFGDGTSSRGEFHESLNFASIYKLPIVFVCVNNQWGEYSATAEVIAAQDIADRALGYNMPGIKVDGNDVLAVHDVMQEAIAMARRGDGPSLIECKTYRLGGHTARDKTLYRRSEDAEPWKKRDPIKILSGYLVEKGVLTEQSAADYTEKARAEVLKALQTAEAGPRPPREKEFAMSEIFAP